GGACCTTCTGGATGGTGAACTGGTGGGCCATCTCGTGGGAGCTGATCTCCGAGAAGAGCCGGTGATCACCCAGGTAGGGCAGGGTCAGCTCCAGCTTGCCCTGGGTGCTGGTGACGCCCAGCGTGCCCTCGGAGACCGCGGTGATGTTGGTCTGCAGGAACTCCTGGTAGCTGCTGTAGAGGATGTAGGGGAACGTCTGGGTGGGGACGAACTTGAAGCGGTCCACCAGGTAGCGGTAGGCGTCCTCGAGCTGGGGCGCGGCGTACTGGGCCACGTTGCGCTCGCTCTCGTAGAAGTAGAAGCGGACGCCGCCGCTCTTCATGCCCAGCGACGTGGCGTAGGACGGGCCTCCGTCCGGCACGCCGCCGTCGGGCAGGGCGATGGGGACGTAGAGGTCGCTCCCGCTCGCGATGCGCTCATCGGGCGTGCCGCCGTCGGTCTGTTTCGCCACGGGCGTGGGGCTGCCCGGCTCGATGGATTCCATGGAGCCGCCGCCGGTGCCGGGCTCGGAGTCCTGGCCGGGAGGCGTCTGGGTCGACGGGGGAATCTTCGTCGCGTCCACCGTGGGGCCACTGGGCGCGCGCATCTGCGCCTGGTTGGGGGTGGTGGGGGTGGGGCCACCCGGAGCTCCGGGCGGCTGGGTATGGGCCCGGTGTGCCGGGGGCGGGGCCACCCCCTCGGCCTGGGGTCCGACGAGGATGTCCAGATGCCGCCACTCGAAGTCATAGGTGCGGACCGGCGAGCGGTAGGCACGGCGCGGCACGACGTAGACCTGGGCCAGGGCCGCATCGGGCAGCCAGAAGGCCAGGAGGGTGACGATGAGGAGACGGCGATTCACAGGGACGACCTCCCGGGAGGGGAGACGGGGAATTGACCGAACCTAGGCAGGCTCCCTCATATAGACGAGTGGGCGGCCGAGCGCTTCGGCTCGATTGCTCAGCGGTGCACGTCCCCTCCTCTCCGGGTGTTGGGTGAACCAATGCTTTCGTCCCGCTCCGGTGCCCGGTATGCATGCCGCATGAATCGTTTTCTGGTTGCCACGACAGGGGCCCTGTTCCTCGCCACCACCGGCTGTGGGAACACGGAGGAGCCCGAGAAGAAGGAGTGCCAGCTCGAGGCTTTCGACCTGTCCGCTTGTGACCGGTCGGGGTTCGCCACCGTGAAGACGGATGGCATCTGGCACGTGAACGTGTCGCTGTCGGGCTCCACCACGCCGGGGGCGATGAGCCTGCGCGAGCAGGGGTTTCTCTTCGGCGTCGCGCTCACGGAGCGGCAGCTGGGGGGCGACACCTTCTTCCTGGGCAGCGACTTCCAGCCCACGGGCTACCAGCCCCTGCGCTTCGCGCTCGCGGGGTGCCAGTCCTCCACGCCGGATCAGGTGAAGGGCGAGTTCCGCCGGTGCGTGAGTGGCGCGGCGGACCTGAAGGGCACCTTCGAGGCGGTGCGCCTGTCGCGGCTGGCCGGGGAGGCGGAGGCCTCCGGGTTGGAGCTGGTGTCGGAGGTCGCCCTGCCGCGCGGCTCGCCGGTGGATGTCTTCGTCGCGGGCGGGTACGCCTACGTGGCGGCGCAGGCGGACGGGCTCTTCGTCTACAAGCTCGACGGCACGGCCGTGCCCGAGAAGGTGGCTGAGGTCACCCCCGTCAACGACATCTGGCACCAGGTCTGGGTGAAGGGGCAGACGCTCTACGTGTCCAGCAGCGTCCAGGGCATCCACGTCTACGACGTGAGCAGGCCGCAGGCCCCCAAGTGGCTCAAGACGCTCCCGAGCTCCGCCGTGGAGGTGTGGGGCCTGTTCGGGGAGGGGGATCGGCTTTACGCGATGTCGCCGTCGCCCCGGGCCGAGGTGCTCATCTACGACGTCTCGGCGCCCGAGTCGCCCCTGCTGAAGTCGCGCTACATCGTGGAGGACAGCAACCCCAACGCGTCGGAGCTGCCCTTCGGGGGCATGGCCTTCGACAACCGGCTCTACATCGGCCACTGGCGCTACGGGCTGGCGGTGGCGGACGTGACGGATGTCACCAAGCCGTCATCGCTGGGCCGCTTCCGCTACGAGAACGCCACGAGCCGTCCGGTGGCCGTGGGCAAGATTGGAAATCAAACCATCGCCTTCGAATCCAGTGAAGGCTGGGGTTCTCGGGTGCGTGCGCTGGACGTGACGGACCCCAAGAACATCACGGAGCTGGGCAGGTACGAGCTGAGGCCGGAATCGACGGTGAGCGGACTGACGTTGGTGGGGTCCAGGTTGTACGTGGCGCACAACGTGGACGGACTGAGGGTGTTGGACGTGTCGGACCCGAGGAATCTCCGGCCCGTGGCGTACTACAATACGTGGAGGGAGACGGACCCGGGCCGTGGACGCGCGTTCCTCGACGGCCTCAGCGGAGTGAAGGTGCCGGGTGATGGACTCATCTACGCCACCGACACTTCGCGCGGGTTGCTCGTCTTCCGTGAGCCATGAGTGAGGAGCATGAGCCAGACCGAGTCGAAGAAGTGTGAGCGTTGCCAGACCCTTCCGGAGAAGCTGGAGCTGGAGGGGCCGGGACGGCTCTTCCTCTGGCTTCCCCTGGGCCACAGCTACGGGAAGTTGGTGCGGATGCTGGGGGACTCGGGGCGCGAGCACCAGTCGCTGCCGCAGGCCCAGTGCGTGGCGGTGCGGTTGGATGGTGCGCACCTGAGCGGCTTCGTGGCCGATGTCCTGGGTGCGCTGACGGGCGAGGAGGCCAAGTCCACGCGAGCGCTCTTCGTCGAGGGAGGGGGCGAGCCGGGGCTCGGGGATTTCCCCCGGGTGGTGTCGCTGCCGCAGTTCTTCACCCTGACGCGGGCGGGCTGGCTGGTGGACCTGCTGGCCGAGAAGCGGGTGACGAGCTTCTACCAGCCCATCGTGCACGCGAAGGACACGCGCCAGGTGTACGCCTACGAGGCGCTGCTGCGCGGCCTGGAGCGGGACGGCTCGCTGGTGTCACCCGCGAAGATGCTGTCGCTGGCGCGCGACGCGGACATGCTCTTCCAGCTGGATCTGGCGGCGCGGCTGTCGGCGGTGCGCGAGGCCGCGCGGCTGGGCATCCAGGCGCCGCTCTTCATCAACTTCACGCCCACGGCCATCTACGATCCGGCGTACTGCCTGCGCTCCACGGTGGCCGCCATCTCCGAGCTGGGGATTCCCCCGTCCAACGTGGTCTTCGAGATCATCGAGTCGGACCACACGCCGGACGCCAACCACCTCAAGACGCTGATCGCCTACTACCGGCAGGCGGGCTTCCGGGTGGCGCTGGACGATCTGGGAGCGGGGTACTCGTCGCTGAACCTCATCCACCAGCTGCGTCCGGACATCATGAAGCTGGACATGGAGCTCATCCGCGGCATCCACCAGGACGCCTACAAGGCGTCCATCACGGAGAAGCTGCTGGAGCTGGCGCAGAAGCTGGGCATCCTCACGGTGGCCGAGGGAATCGAGACCCCGGAGGAGCTGCGATGGGTGCGCGCGCACGGGGTGGACTTCGTGCAGGGCTACCTCATCGCGAAGCCGTCGAGCCCGCCCGTGTCGGCCACGCCGCACTTCATTGATTGACGAGCGTGGTGTCCTGGCGGTTGATGCTGAGCCGCCAGGCCTCGTGCAGCTCGAACCCGGCGGCCTGGAGCTGTCGGCGTGCCACGTAGAGGTTTCGCTGCGCCACGTCCTCGTCGACGGTGGACAGGCGCGCGAGAGCGCTCTGGATGAGGCGCACGGTCTGGCCGCGGCCGGTCTCGTCGGCGATGGACAGGGCGGTGGAGAGCTCCTGGCGCGCGGAGACGAGGGCCGGGCCGATGGATTGCTCGCCGCTCTCGAGCTGCTGGTCCGCGGAGATGAGCCACTCGTAGGCACGCGCGAGGCTCGCCACGCGCTCCTGACGCAGCTGCTCCAGCTCGGTGGCACGGGCCTGCTGGGTCTCCTGTTGTTGCTCCAGTGACTGGAGGCGGCTCTGCTCCTCCTCCTGCTGGGCCAGGAGCTGGGCCCGCAGGGTGGCCACCTCGAGGCGGAGCTCCTGGAGCTCCAGCTCCTGGGCGGCGCGCACCTCCTCCTCGGAGGGTTGGCGCACCAGGGCCGGGTCCTGGGTGTCAGGGGAGTCCGCGGGGGTGTCCGTCGCGGGCGTCTGTCCGAGCAACAGGGTCAGGGGGAGTGCGAGCCAGGCATTCATCCCCACGAACCTGTTCACCGGGGAACGTTCCGGCACCGCCAGCTCCCTCTCCCCCTGGGAGAGGGTGGGGGTGAGGGTCTGCCTGCCCGTTCTCCTCAAATATCGATGCGGAGCCCCACGCCGGCCTGGACGGTGGGAGGAGCGACGACGATGGGGGGGATGACCTGCTGACCCATGCGAGTGGAGGGCAGGTCGAGCGCGAAGCGGAACTCGCCGCCCTTCTGGCCGTAGTTGACGGCGACGAAGGCCTCGACGCTGAGGTAGCGCAGGGCGCGGTGGGTGACGTCGAGGCGGGTGGTGAAGGAGCGGTCCGAGAGGTTGCCCAGGTTGGACAGGATGAAGTTGGTGTCGTCCCAGGAGCCGGGCCCGGCGAGGAGCGCGTAGACGGAGGCGTAGTGCTGGCCGAGGTAGAAGGGCTGAAACTGGCCCTGGAAGATGAGGTACGGGTAGGCCAGGGAGGTGGGGTAGCCGGTCGAGTTGTAGAAGTACTCGACGCCCACGGTGGCGGTGTCGTTCTCCGAGTAGGCGAAGGTCCAGGTGGCGCCGCCGCTGACCTGGGGGGTGTAGCCGTCGGGGTAGTACGCCTCGATGGGGAGCGAGCCCAGGTCCGCGGGCGCGCCACCGCCCTGGACCTGGCCGAGCAGGTCGCCGAGGGAGACACCCTCGGGTACGCGGTACATGGGCGTGTCGGAGCCCTTCTTGAGGGCCAGCTCACCGTAGATGTCGATGGGGCCGAGGGCGGAGGAGAAGTCGAAGCCGACGCGGGGCTTGCGGCCGCGCTGGAGCACGGCATCGAGGCCCAGCTCCATCTGGCCGAGCACGACCTCGGCGCGAGCGGCGCCGCCGATGCGGCCGAGGGTATTGGCGGGGCCGGCGTTGTCGAGCAGGCCGATGGCGTAGAAGTTCCAGCCCTTCTCCTCCCAGGGCACGTGCACCTTGAGCATGGTGGCGCCGGTGCGCGTGTCGAGGAGGGCGAGCGGATCCCTGCGCTGGGGGCTGAGGAAGTCGGTGGGGTTCCAGAAGCGGGAGGTGCCCCACTTCACGTGCTGCTTGCCGGCGGTGATGAAGAGCTTGCGGCCCACGTCGAAGCGCAGCCACGCCTGGTCCAGGAGAACCTGGGGGGCGGCGGAGATGTTGGACGTGGAGGTGCCGGTGGGGATGAGGCTGCCCGAGCCCTCCTTGCGGGTCGGGTCGAAGGTGAGCCGTCCGAGCACGAAGCCGCGCAGGCGGTCGGTGGGGCGGGCATCGAGGTAGCCATCCACCAGCATGGGGGCGGAGAAGGAGGTGTTGCCGAAGGACACTCCCTCGCTCCCCTGGGTGGAGGCGCGCAGGTAGAAGCGGCCGCCGATCTTCAGCGGATCCTCGACGGCCTCCTCCGTCTCGAAGGCGTCGGTGGCGGCGGGGCCGTTGAGCGCCTGCGCGTCACGGTCCTGTTCGGAGTTGGCGGCGGGCGCCTGCGCGGCCTCGGGCTGCTGCGTGGAGGCCGGAGCGGACGCGGGGGCGTCTCCGAAGAGGGCGCTCTCGTCGGGGCGGGGCTCCTCGGCCGGGGCGGGCGAGGGCTTCGCCTCCGGGGAGTCCCCACCGAAGAGGTCTCCCTCGTTGGGGCGCTCCTGGGCGAGCGCGGGCAGCGCGGCGAGCGCCGCGGCGAGGGCCAGGGTGGTGCGGGTGCTCATCGGCTTTTGCTCTCGAGCCAGGCCTTGGTGAAGATGTTCTCCTCGAGCGGGCGCAGGTCCACGGTCTTGATGACCACGACGGTGGAGTTGGCCTTCTCCACCTCGTCATAGAAGCGCATCTCCTGGGGGTACCAGACGTCGGCCTTCTTGGACTCGCTGAAGAGCTTCTGCCACTTGGGGTAGTAGGCGGTGCGCATGAGCCGGCCGGAGAGGGCGAACTCCTGGCGCTTGAGGATGTTGGACGTCTCCTTGTCCACCCACAGCTTCACCACGGGGTAGGCCACGTCGATGCCCTCCTTGGCCTTGAGGGAGAGCTTGTAGGTGGTGAACTTGCCGAGCTTCTCCTCGCCCTCGAAGGTGGAGTCGTACTCCTCGGCCAGACGGGACTCGTCGAAGTCGGCGCGGCGGCTGTCGGTGCCGGCGATGCGCTCGCGCTCGGTGCGCCGGTCCCACTTGCCGGTGTTCGGGTCGTAGCTCCAGAGGTTCTTCTCCATCCGCAGGTAGCCCTTGCCGGACTCGCCCTTGGGCTTGGTGAAGAGGATCATCAGCTTGTCGTCGGAGTCGCGGCGGTAGATGAGCGCCTCGCGCACGACGTCCGCTTTGTCCTTCTCCTTGGTCTCCAGGTACATGAGCGACTTGTAGTCGCCGCCGTTGCGCTGCCGGTCGTCGAGCGTCTGCAGCAGCTTCTTCATCTCCGCCGCGTCGAGCGCGGAGGCGGCCGGAGCAGCGAGGAGCACCGCGGCGAGCGCGGCGCCCAGGAGGTTGCGCGGGGTCATGGCAATCATCCGATGTGGTGCATCGCCGTGACGGGCTTCATCCGCGCGGCGAGGAAGGAGGGGATCAACGAGATGAGGGTGGTGCACAGCGTGATGAACGTGATGGCGCCCATCATCGAGCTGGGGTTCACGACCAGGTGAAGCTTCTCGGACATGATGAAGACCTGGACGACGACGGGCACGGAGAGGTCCGCGGCGTTGAAGGCCAGGCACACGCCCAGGCCCACCAGCGCGCCCACCGCGGTGCCGATCAGCCCCAGCACGAGCGCTTCCAGGAGGAACATCACCAGCACGTACTCGCGCTGCATGCCGATGGCGCGCAGGGTGCCGATCTCCCGGGTGCGCTCGCGGATGGCGATCCACAGCGTGTTCATGATGCCGATCGCGATGATGACGAGCAGCACGATGGTGAGGGCGAAGGTGAGCGCGTCGAGCGCGGACACCGTCCATTTGATGAAGGAGATTTCGTCCTCCCAGTTGGTGATGTCGATCTTCTGCCCCGTCCAGGCCTCGCGGTTGACGGTCTCGAACTTCATGAAGAAGGGCTGGGGGTTGTGCTCCATCATCTGGTAGCCCAGCTCGGGCAGGCGCTTGAAGAGGCGGGCCTGCACGGCGGGGATGTCGGCCATGTCCCCGAGGTAGAGCATGAGGGCGCCGGTGGCGTCCTCGCGCAACTGGTAGAGGCCGCGCAGGCTGGCGTTGGGCACGTAGACGTTGAAGGAGC
This is a stretch of genomic DNA from Archangium violaceum. It encodes these proteins:
- a CDS encoding outer membrane lipoprotein-sorting protein produces the protein MTPRNLLGAALAAVLLAAPAASALDAAEMKKLLQTLDDRQRNGGDYKSLMYLETKEKDKADVVREALIYRRDSDDKLMILFTKPKGESGKGYLRMEKNLWSYDPNTGKWDRRTERERIAGTDSRRADFDESRLAEEYDSTFEGEEKLGKFTTYKLSLKAKEGIDVAYPVVKLWVDKETSNILKRQEFALSGRLMRTAYYPKWQKLFSESKKADVWYPQEMRFYDEVEKANSTVVVIKTVDLRPLEENIFTKAWLESKSR
- a CDS encoding LVIVD repeat-containing protein, whose product is MNRFLVATTGALFLATTGCGNTEEPEKKECQLEAFDLSACDRSGFATVKTDGIWHVNVSLSGSTTPGAMSLREQGFLFGVALTERQLGGDTFFLGSDFQPTGYQPLRFALAGCQSSTPDQVKGEFRRCVSGAADLKGTFEAVRLSRLAGEAEASGLELVSEVALPRGSPVDVFVAGGYAYVAAQADGLFVYKLDGTAVPEKVAEVTPVNDIWHQVWVKGQTLYVSSSVQGIHVYDVSRPQAPKWLKTLPSSAVEVWGLFGEGDRLYAMSPSPRAEVLIYDVSAPESPLLKSRYIVEDSNPNASELPFGGMAFDNRLYIGHWRYGLAVADVTDVTKPSSLGRFRYENATSRPVAVGKIGNQTIAFESSEGWGSRVRALDVTDPKNITELGRYELRPESTVSGLTLVGSRLYVAHNVDGLRVLDVSDPRNLRPVAYYNTWRETDPGRGRAFLDGLSGVKVPGDGLIYATDTSRGLLVFREP
- a CDS encoding ABC transporter permease, which encodes MQQLFLIAVRNLGTHKRRTLLLGGAIAGVTALLVILMGLSNGMKATMLESATTLMTGHVNVAGFYKVTAGQAAPVVTSYPKLLEQLRKEVPEMEYSVQRARGWVKLVSETGSIQVGVGGIDVEAETGFRKVVQVREGKLEDLAQPNTLLLFEEQAKKLDVKVGDTVTLSAPTMRGTNNTVDVRVAAIAANVGMLSSFNVYVPNASLRGLYQLREDATGALMLYLGDMADIPAVQARLFKRLPELGYQMMEHNPQPFFMKFETVNREAWTGQKIDITNWEDEISFIKWTVSALDALTFALTIVLLVIIAIGIMNTLWIAIRERTREIGTLRAIGMQREYVLVMFLLEALVLGLIGTAVGALVGLGVCLAFNAADLSVPVVVQVFIMSEKLHLVVNPSSMMGAITFITLCTTLISLIPSFLAARMKPVTAMHHIG
- a CDS encoding EAL domain-containing protein, with translation MSQTESKKCERCQTLPEKLELEGPGRLFLWLPLGHSYGKLVRMLGDSGREHQSLPQAQCVAVRLDGAHLSGFVADVLGALTGEEAKSTRALFVEGGGEPGLGDFPRVVSLPQFFTLTRAGWLVDLLAEKRVTSFYQPIVHAKDTRQVYAYEALLRGLERDGSLVSPAKMLSLARDADMLFQLDLAARLSAVREAARLGIQAPLFINFTPTAIYDPAYCLRSTVAAISELGIPPSNVVFEIIESDHTPDANHLKTLIAYYRQAGFRVALDDLGAGYSSLNLIHQLRPDIMKLDMELIRGIHQDAYKASITEKLLELAQKLGILTVAEGIETPEELRWVRAHGVDFVQGYLIAKPSSPPVSATPHFID